In the genome of Arctopsyche grandis isolate Sample6627 chromosome 13, ASM5162203v2, whole genome shotgun sequence, the window tagtattttaacattaatgaaatatcggcgcgatgtatgtagtgttcTATGTACTGatggaacagcggtcgacagcctctgccacaggtgtcactaaatgcacgcgtatatcttgttggcactgaaggaaattcagaaatcgacattaagttcaaaacaacaaacaatgaactaaatattaaagtatcagctttaaaattgatcattgttactaatgtttaaatataataatagttaatgatggttttattatagtaacatataatacatttgtagtttaatatagtgtgtatagctaaatatttttttcttaatatggtttagttggttcggtgattactagtcaaatgtggaCCGgccacaggacaaccggtcgctctagatcggtcacacgtgatcacccgtcacactaaaactggcacacccaaaaattggtcacacccaaaaattcgaccaatttttaatttttgggtgtgaccaatcCCGTCCTTTTTTTttaccacttccccgctagttaaaccccccgcacccctcagttagtggtgacaaaatctccaacgaaatgtgtatgtaatggcatatctaggttattctacatctatgggtaaaccccaatgcgccttcctggccaattacaaacaatgcagcatttttattacataagtcgctgaattacgagacactgaaaaactctaaattaacgagacatctatgacatacataaatcatactcaaatagtggtgacattcgtgggtaggatgggtttttagccaatttaacaAACTTTATTACGAAaacatcgacttggagtcacaaatatccaagtctgaccagcagcattagagaaaatatactcggaataaattattctcaatcaaggtcaactcaCGGCCCAACCACCGATCCATGTTGCTGGCCAACATGAAATGCCAACCACCAACACGCCCACAGACGAACAGCATTATCATCAACATAGCATGTTGACATatttttgacgtttcagtgCCCAATTTTTCTTTCTTTGAGAAATACGTATGTAACGATTAAATTAATTACGACCCCCCCCATAGATATACAAGTGAACGGCAATATTAgaatggagtgcagactttgcctcTGCTCTACTCCACCAGAGTCTTCGGTCTCCATCCATGATGATCCTCATCCACAGCGCCTAgtgcaacgcatttggacctgctgtcagctgcgggtTAGTTACACTTGCTATTTTTAATAACAACAGTTGCTTTTGTTAATTCGTTAATCCTCGTAATCATCAATGCCCTTTTCACTGACAGGTTAGGAAAGGAGATCGTCTGCCAGATGTGATATGCCTTTCGTGTGTCgacaatctggaattgctcaaTAGCTTTCGAAATGCTTGTTTCCGAAGTGATAAAACGTCGAGAGTGGGATCAAACGAGTATTTGAAAGTCGAGCCGAAGGAAGTTTTGctagaagatttaatatgggaagatCAGTCAGATTCTAATATACGACCCAACATTACTAGTTCACCGGACGATGAAGAGGTAAGTGAATGGAATACGAGTGCCTTATATTGGAACGAttccaatatattaaattttataacgttTGGTTCATTTTATAGACACATGGAGGACAAATTACTTTGGACGATAAAATTGACATTCCAGCGGAAAAATTACCATTACGAAAAGCTTTAGATAAGATGTGCTCTACACGTTCTGAATTGGACCATAAAATTAATTTCCAAGACAAATCGTTTACTCCTAAACACAATCTTGTGACTCAGAAAATATCTCATACTCAAATAAAGCTGCatgaatgtgacatttgttctaAGGCATTTAATAGAAAACGAAGCCTCGGTGTACACATGAGTGTTCATAATGGGTTaaagccacataaatgtgacatttgtttaaaatcgtttactctAAAATCTAACCTTATGCGACATATTCGATGTCACTCAGAagaaaaaccgttcaaatgtgatacttgtttaaaatcattcatgtTCAAATTTAACCTCAGTGCACACACGAAAATCCACTCTGGAGAtaaaccgttcaaatgtgacatttgcttaaaacCATTCACTGACAGATCTAAACTGAAGAATCATGTGAAAATCCACTCTGGAGATAAACcattcaaatgtgacatttgtttcaaatcatttactcaaaaaaatatacttaagaAACATATGAAAATCCACTCAGgagaaaaaccgttcaaatgtgacatttgtttcaaatcatatATTTACAACTGCGTCCTTATGAACCATATGAAAATCCACTCGGGAGAAAAACTgttcaaatgtaacatttgctcAAAACCATTCACTGTCAAACCTCAACTTATGAATCATATGAAAATCCACTCTGgagaaaaaccgttcaaatgtgacatttgcttaaaatcatttattgaaaGATATAAACTTAAGAATCATATGAAAATCCACTCGGGAAAAACCGTtcgaatgtgatatttgtttaaaatcattcactcaaaaatatttacttttgagGCATTTGAAGTCTCACAGCGGAGTCAAACCTCACAAATAAGGTGGTTTTTTAAAATCGTCTACtgaaagatatttttatttgaagtaCATGTCGTTTCAACAAGGTTGACAATGGTTTAATGGTCTTACTCAAGTCCTTTATGAATTTGCGGTATTAACTAGCTTATCCcataaaagtttaaattttttttttaattttccgtTCTTGACACTAAACATTGCATCTTATTTAGGGTTAGGCATTACGCCTTTATCGTTTGTTATGTTCCCTAAATAAACTACTTCTATTTGTGACTATTTGCAATATTGGAAATAGATATGTATCTCCTATTGTGATGCTAATTATCTGTTGATAATCTATTTCTATCTTTATATTTTCTTGTCCTGATGCGTCTTTCTTTTTGGGTATGACCCATAAAGGTGAAGACCAGGTTGAAGTTGGAGGTCTGATTATATTTACGGTGGCCACTAAGGAAAATTtgaagatttttaaaatgtttttgaaagGAACTTTTTTATCtgtgaaatattcaaaaatttcaacctaCCCAAGTTTGCAGGGATTGTCATTTTGTTGCCATTCTTTGAATTttcatttgtgtcgtaactttTAATACACGTAACTTCGTCGAATAATTAGCCGTCAAgtatatttaaccctttgaatgctgaccaacgccgatcggcgttttgcaactaagtccatgggcctgaaaatcgccgataggcgttgcattttgagcatgtacaaagcaA includes:
- the LOC143920664 gene encoding uncharacterized protein LOC143920664, which encodes MECRLCLCSTPPESSVSIHDDPHPQRLVQRIWTCCQLRVRKGDRLPDVICLSCVDNLELLNSFRNACFRSDKTSRVGSNEYLKVEPKEVLLEDLIWEDQSDSNIRPNITSSPDDEETHGGQITLDDKIDIPAEKLPLRKALDKMCSTRSELDHKINFQDKSFTPKHNLVTQKISHTQIKLHECDICSKAFNRKRSLGVHMSVHNGLKPHKCDICLKSFTLKSNLMRHIRCHSEEKPFKCDTCLKSFMFKFNLSAHTKIHSGDKPFKCDICLKPFTDRSKLKNHVKIHSGDKPFKCDICFKSFTQKNILKKHMKIHSGEKPFKCDICFKSYIYNCVLMNHMKIHSGEKLFKCNICSKPFTVKPQLMNHMKIHSGEKPFKCDICLKSFIERYKLKNHMKIHSGKTVRM